Proteins from a single region of Xenopus laevis strain J_2021 chromosome 9_10S, Xenopus_laevis_v10.1, whole genome shotgun sequence:
- the LOC121399202 gene encoding cilia- and flagella-associated protein 251-like — protein sequence MDKVQRKPSLLTLYSVLKDFRGEHTDFEALASYYEHHYRVEFGENIVLKHFLLTCEVDPRMRAKENIILYWKMLNSLEVIKREYAALRKSAKLPPDHPTRVQNRRQQLEYLRLENTINQHLNQLHNEFVREQKLQEAAGKKQSPAAEEEEEDGAPAAAAEEEALASEENEEEAEGAPAEDHQAPAVEEKMMEEQAPAEEDKEEDAPGAEEEEAPTNEAEKEEESAPAEEQQVPEEEEKEEGAEEGGSAEEHQALAVEEKKTEEQSPAVEEEPVGPPEANEEQTPAAEEKEEGADGKEEASEVEEIIKDPPVVERPTLRKQLRKAIMKRLRRVWHFTQRLTCCCRPNTMA from the exons ATGGACAAGGTGCAGAGAAAACCATCGcttctg acgctgtactccgtcctgaaggacTTCAGGGGGGAACATACGGACTTTGAGGCCCTcgcctcttattacg aacatcactaccgggtcgaATTCGGCGAGAACATCGTCCT aaagcacttccttctTACATGCGAAgtggacccgaggatgagggccaaGGAGAACATTATCCTGTACTGGAAAATGCTCAACTCACTG gaagtgatcaagagggaatatgccgccctcaggaagtctgccaagctgcctcct gatcaTCCAACTCGAGTCCAAAACCGGAGGCAGCAACTTGAGTATCtgcggctggagaat ACCATCAACCAACATCTTAACCAGCTGCACAACGAGTTTGTGAGAGAGCAGAAGCTACAGGAAGCTgctgg taagaaacaaagtcctgcagctgaagaagaggaggaggatggagcccctgcagcagcagcagaagaggaagccCTTGCCTCAGAAGAGAACGAAGAGGAAGCAGAAGGAGCTCCAGCAGAAGACCATCAAgcccctgcagtggaggagaagatgatggaggagcaagCTCCTGCAGAGGAAGACAAGGAAGAAGACGCTCCTGGAGCAGAAGAAGAGGAAGCTCCAACAAatgaagcagaaaaagaagaggaaagcgCTCCCGCTGAAGAACAGCAAGttcctgaagaggaggagaaagaagagggagcggaagaaggaggttctgcagaagaacatcaagcccttgcagtggaggagaagaagaCGGAGGAGCAATCTCCTGCAGTGGAAGAAGAACCGGTAGGACCTCCTGAAGCAAATGAAGAGCAAACTCCTGCAgcggaggagaaagaagagggagcggaTGGAAAAGAAGAAGCTTCTGAGGTGGAAGAGATCATCAAAGATCCTCCGGTGGTGGAGAGGCCAACCCTGCGAAAACAGCTtaggaaggccatcatgaagaggctccggagagtatgg catttcaCTCAAAGACTCACCTGCTGCTGCCGACCCAACACCATGGCCTAA
- the syngr2.S gene encoding synaptogyrin 2 S homeolog yields the protein MENGAYGAPKAGSSFNLENFLRRPETILRICSCVFALVVFACIVTDGYSNNPGDSKLYCVFNKNNDACHYGVGIGFLAFLACILFLFLDIYLQTLSNVNYRKYIVLGDLGFSVLWSFLWFVGFCFLANQWAATVTQDLTGRDSAQSAIAFSFFSILSWIPLAVLAYKRYKQGADFNPDYVDPTQDTSSYPSYPASDNYQSPPFTNSNETGDYQPPLY from the exons ATGGAGAACGGGGCGTACGGGGCACCGAAAGCGGGGAGCAGCTTTAACCTAGAAAACTTTCTCAGGCGGCCAGAGACGATATTGAGGATCTGCAGCTGC GTCTTTGCTCTCGTTGTCTTTGCTTGCATTGTAACTGATGGTTACTCAAATAACCCGGGTGATAGCAAGTTATACTGTGTATTCAATAAGAACAATGACGCCTGCCACTATGGAGTGGGCATTGGGTTTCTGGCTTTCCTAGCATGCATCCTCTTCTTGTTTCTGGATATTTACCTGCAGACCCTAAGCAACGTCAACTACCGCAAATACATAGTGTTGGGTGACTTGGGCTTCTCTG TGCTGTGGAGTTTCCTCTGGTTTGTGGGCTTCTGCTTTTTAGCCAATCAGTGGGCAGCGACTGTCACACAAGATTTGACTGGAAGGGACAGTGCACAATCAGCCATTGCATTCAGCTTCTTTTCTATCCTAAGTTGG ataccgCTTGCTGTCTTGGCATACAAGAGGTACAAACAGGGTGCAGATTTCAACCCAGATTATGTGGATCCTACTCAGGACACTTCCTCATATCCCAGCTATCCTGCCAGTGACAATTATCAGAGCCCACCCTTTACCAACAGCAACGAGACAGGAGATTATCAGCCACCACTTTACTAA